One part of the Microbulbifer sp. THAF38 genome encodes these proteins:
- the bioF gene encoding 8-amino-7-oxononanoate synthase, translated as MTLDKTLRQRLDERHRDNLYRQIKTLEAAPNPTAVVGGRELLTFSSNDYLGLASHSEVIRAQQAGAELGAGATASHLVNGHFQVHQQLQQSLAEATGREAALVFSSGYMANVGTLCALLGRADNVISDKLNHASLIDGARLSGANSLRFAHSDLGALRRQLQRAADRGGNTLVAVDGVYSMDGDLAPLADIAALCREFSAWLMVDEAHGFGVMGSEQLPLAGSGAAAGLGQDALPVLMGTLGKAAGNAGAFVAGSQALIDYLVQFARPYIYTTGMPPAVASGCNAAIKLMRSEPELNRRLQANITYFRRCATQANLPLTYSSSAIQPIVLGCEETVMAVSAQLEQRGFLVGAIRPPTVPAGTARLRITLSASHSYSQIDALIDALSAELQEKMAVPS; from the coding sequence ATGACCCTGGATAAAACCCTGCGTCAGCGTCTCGATGAGCGGCACCGGGACAACCTCTACCGCCAGATCAAAACCCTGGAAGCGGCGCCCAATCCCACCGCTGTAGTGGGTGGGCGAGAGTTGCTGACGTTCAGCAGCAATGATTATTTGGGGTTGGCAAGCCACTCAGAAGTTATTCGTGCCCAGCAGGCCGGTGCCGAGTTGGGCGCTGGTGCCACCGCCTCCCACCTGGTCAATGGTCATTTCCAGGTCCATCAACAGTTGCAGCAAAGCCTTGCCGAAGCCACCGGGCGCGAGGCCGCACTGGTTTTTTCCAGTGGTTATATGGCCAATGTGGGTACACTCTGTGCGCTGCTGGGCCGCGCTGACAATGTTATTTCCGACAAGCTCAACCACGCCTCGCTCATTGACGGTGCGCGATTGAGTGGCGCCAACAGCTTGCGCTTCGCCCACAGCGATCTGGGGGCTCTGCGTCGCCAGCTACAGCGGGCCGCCGACAGAGGCGGCAATACCCTTGTGGCGGTAGATGGCGTTTACAGTATGGACGGTGACCTGGCCCCACTGGCGGACATAGCCGCCCTGTGCCGGGAATTCAGCGCCTGGTTGATGGTGGATGAAGCCCACGGCTTTGGAGTGATGGGAAGTGAACAGCTGCCCCTCGCCGGCAGTGGCGCAGCCGCCGGACTCGGCCAGGATGCGCTGCCGGTGCTGATGGGCACCCTGGGCAAAGCCGCCGGCAATGCGGGTGCCTTTGTGGCCGGCTCGCAAGCTCTGATCGATTATTTGGTGCAGTTTGCACGGCCCTATATCTATACCACCGGTATGCCACCGGCGGTGGCGTCAGGCTGTAATGCGGCGATTAAACTGATGCGCAGTGAACCCGAATTGAATCGGCGTCTGCAGGCGAATATCACTTATTTCCGCCGGTGTGCGACGCAAGCGAATTTACCTTTGACGTATTCATCCAGTGCGATTCAGCCAATTGTGCTCGGCTGTGAAGAAACTGTGATGGCTGTGTCCGCACAGTTGGAGCAGCGTGGCTTTCTGGTGGGTGCTATTCGCCCACCCACCGTGCCTGCAGGTACCGCCCGCCTCAGAATCACCTTGAGTGCTTCCCATAGTTACAGCCAGATTGATGCCTTAATAGACGCATTGTCGGCGGAGCTTCAGGAAAAAATGGCGGTGCCTTCGTGA
- the bioC gene encoding malonyl-ACP O-methyltransferase BioC: MTEVESQIENLVFLHGWGGDNGPWQPLLEAVHEQLAQPLTCIELPGCGERSNEPWPQLETLLQQLYKELPNNCVLIGHSLGGMLALQLAARPGQEKILGVVTISANACFVERDNWPGMQRRVFERFRKAFVQDPYAIWERFCALQSHGDSAMRDLLKQLKERKPNINVEAWTRALDCLADLDNRQLLQTLGVPTLHLFGKQDALVPQTAVEEIQGCGAAVEVFEGCGHKPYLSQPRQVAERLRHFVENLSPLDREISEPFDKSAVARSFGRAVASYDDCAHIQRAVCRQLMKMADRHWAPRTILDLGSGTGFGSELLRQHFPEARIIALDLAEDMLRYARTERPEADDYIAADAEQLPLTDDSVDLVFSSMALQWCYRLPQLFAELRRVLSPKGHCLVATLGPGTLAELRSSWAQLDGDVHVNRFLPLAKWREAAAQSQLNGDVLDERRLFYFNSLRQLMKELKGVGAHNINRAAKRGMTGRARLQQLAEAYENLRQPEGLPVSYEVIYMKLARAPDQG; this comes from the coding sequence GTGACTGAGGTAGAGAGTCAAATAGAGAACCTGGTGTTTCTGCATGGCTGGGGCGGAGATAACGGGCCCTGGCAGCCGCTACTTGAAGCTGTACATGAACAGCTGGCACAGCCCCTGACTTGTATCGAGTTACCGGGGTGTGGTGAGCGCAGCAACGAGCCCTGGCCGCAACTAGAGACACTTTTACAGCAGCTGTATAAAGAGCTACCCAACAACTGTGTTCTGATTGGGCACTCCCTCGGCGGCATGTTGGCCCTACAGTTGGCGGCCAGGCCGGGACAAGAAAAAATTCTCGGTGTTGTCACCATCTCCGCCAATGCCTGTTTTGTGGAGCGGGACAATTGGCCGGGTATGCAGCGGCGTGTTTTCGAGAGATTTCGCAAAGCCTTTGTGCAGGACCCCTACGCAATTTGGGAGCGCTTTTGTGCCCTGCAATCCCATGGTGACAGTGCCATGCGCGACCTGCTCAAACAGCTGAAAGAGCGCAAGCCCAATATCAATGTCGAAGCCTGGACGCGGGCCCTGGACTGCCTGGCAGACCTGGATAATCGTCAACTACTGCAGACACTCGGAGTCCCCACGCTGCATCTATTTGGTAAGCAGGATGCCCTGGTGCCCCAAACTGCCGTAGAGGAAATTCAGGGCTGTGGTGCAGCGGTAGAAGTGTTTGAAGGCTGTGGCCATAAACCGTATTTATCCCAGCCGCGCCAAGTGGCGGAGCGATTGCGGCATTTTGTTGAGAATCTATCCCCGCTTGATAGAGAGATTTCCGAGCCTTTCGATAAATCCGCCGTGGCGCGCTCCTTTGGCCGCGCTGTCGCCAGCTATGACGACTGCGCGCATATACAGAGAGCGGTGTGTCGGCAGCTGATGAAAATGGCGGATCGCCACTGGGCACCGCGCACTATTCTCGATCTGGGCAGCGGCACCGGTTTTGGCAGTGAGTTACTGCGCCAGCATTTTCCCGAGGCGCGGATTATCGCCCTGGATCTGGCGGAAGATATGTTGCGCTACGCCCGCACAGAGCGCCCCGAGGCAGATGATTATATTGCCGCAGATGCGGAACAGCTGCCCCTGACAGACGACAGCGTGGATCTGGTGTTCTCTAGCATGGCGCTGCAGTGGTGCTATCGCTTACCGCAGCTGTTTGCCGAGTTGCGCCGGGTACTTTCCCCGAAGGGGCACTGTCTGGTGGCGACGCTGGGACCGGGTACCCTGGCAGAGCTGCGCAGCAGCTGGGCCCAGTTGGATGGCGATGTGCACGTCAATCGTTTCCTACCGCTGGCCAAGTGGCGAGAGGCGGCGGCGCAATCACAGTTAAATGGTGATGTACTCGACGAGCGGCGTCTGTTCTATTTCAATAGCCTGCGCCAGCTGATGAAGGAATTAAAAGGCGTGGGGGCACACAATATTAATCGCGCCGCCAAGCGGGGGATGACCGGGCGCGCCAGGTTACAGCAACTGGCCGAAGCCTATGAAAACCTCAGACAGCCCGAAGGGCTGCCTGTGAGTTATGAAGTCATCTATATGAAGCTGGCCCGTGCACCCGATCAGGGGTAG
- a CDS encoding murein L,D-transpeptidase family protein codes for MRYLTLALLLAMPLFASAKVTPVDHVVVYKSKKLMQLIRDGRVVKSYTVSFGDNPRGHKVREGDERTPEGRYTLDWKNPNSRFYRSIHVSYPNKQDRARAAKMGVSPGGDIMIHGIKPEWSYMERHLRRNNWTDGCIAVASNREMDEIWALVKTPIPIDIYP; via the coding sequence ATGCGATACCTGACTCTTGCCCTGTTGCTGGCGATGCCTCTGTTCGCCTCAGCAAAAGTAACTCCTGTCGATCATGTTGTTGTGTACAAGTCGAAGAAGCTGATGCAGCTGATTCGCGACGGCCGGGTAGTGAAAAGCTACACCGTCTCCTTCGGCGATAATCCCAGAGGACACAAGGTCCGCGAGGGAGATGAACGCACCCCCGAAGGGCGCTACACCCTCGACTGGAAAAACCCCAACAGCCGTTTCTACCGCTCTATTCATGTGTCCTATCCAAATAAACAGGACCGTGCGCGGGCAGCCAAAATGGGGGTCAGCCCCGGCGGCGATATCATGATCCACGGCATCAAACCCGAGTGGTCCTATATGGAAAGACACCTGCGCCGCAACAACTGGACCGATGGCTGTATCGCGGTGGCCTCCAACCGGGAGATGGACGAGATCTGGGCGCTGGTGAAAACCCCAATCCCTATCGATATCTACCCCTGA
- the bioD gene encoding dethiobiotin synthase, producing the protein MALGRSYFVTGTDTEVGKTFVSAALLTAAANVGVQTAAVKPVASGCEQTEHGLRNEDALLLQEAMTLQLPYQQVNPFALEPAIAPHIAAIEAGKQLNVSRMAGVCRGVMCAGADLVLIEGAGGWRTPLGPRAFLSQLPRELNTPVILVVGMQLGCINHALLTAEAIRQDGLPLAGWVANFVRPGMARAEENLATLEALLPAPLLGVVPHSESRDYREAAQHLDIRPLLPA; encoded by the coding sequence TTGGCCTTGGGCAGAAGTTATTTTGTAACCGGTACCGATACCGAAGTGGGCAAGACCTTTGTCAGCGCTGCCCTACTCACAGCAGCCGCTAACGTGGGAGTGCAAACCGCAGCGGTAAAACCGGTGGCCTCCGGCTGTGAGCAAACTGAACACGGACTGCGCAATGAGGATGCCCTGCTATTACAGGAGGCGATGACCTTGCAGCTGCCTTACCAGCAGGTGAACCCCTTCGCTTTGGAGCCGGCAATTGCCCCCCATATCGCCGCCATAGAAGCGGGCAAGCAGCTCAATGTATCGCGCATGGCAGGCGTCTGCCGCGGTGTGATGTGTGCCGGTGCCGATCTGGTGTTGATCGAGGGCGCCGGCGGCTGGCGCACGCCCCTGGGTCCGAGGGCCTTTTTGTCGCAACTGCCGCGGGAGTTGAACACCCCGGTGATTCTGGTGGTGGGTATGCAGCTGGGTTGTATCAACCACGCATTACTGACCGCCGAGGCCATCCGCCAAGATGGTCTGCCTCTGGCGGGTTGGGTGGCCAACTTCGTCCGTCCGGGCATGGCGCGGGCCGAGGAAAACCTGGCCACCCTTGAGGCCCTGCTGCCGGCGCCACTGCTCGGTGTGGTGCCCCACAGCGAGTCGCGGGATTACCGCGAAGCGGCACAACACCTGGATATCCGCCCGCTGCTGCCCGCTTAA
- a CDS encoding acyl-CoA dehydrogenase C-terminal domain-containing protein yields MADYKAPLREMNFLLHEVFAAEKLWAELPGLAGAVDRETADAILEEMAKLASNTLDPINRSGDEEGCHWNEGVVTTPTGFKEAYATFCEGGWGALLGNPEYGGMGMPKMLGAQVEEMINASNISFALYPVLTNGACLAIDAHASEELKQKFLPKMYEGTWAGAMDLTEPHAGTDLGIIRTKAEPREDGSYSISGSKIFITGGDQDLSENIIHLVLAKLPDAPKGPKGISLFLVPKYKVNEDGSVGESNNVNCGSIEHKMGIKASATCAMNFDGAQGWLVGEENKGLAAMFTMMNYERLGVGIQGLGASDRSYQNALEYARDRIQSRSPAGAQQPEKAADPIIVHPDVRRMLLTQKALVGGGRALSTYVAQWLDISKFGEGEEKKNAEAMVALLTPVAKAFTTDMGLDCTVIGQQVFGGHGYIREWGQEQLVRDVRITQIYEGTNGIQALDLVGRKTVASGGALFELFAADVQKFIESQVDREAMAEFVQPLAVELQRLREATEKMIAATKEDPHAPGAASVEYLHLFGYVAYAFMWAKVVAVALDKQEADSFYKGQVKTARFYFARLLPRTQALAGSVNAGSATLMDLEEELF; encoded by the coding sequence ATGGCCGACTACAAGGCGCCACTGCGGGAGATGAACTTCCTGCTGCACGAAGTATTTGCTGCGGAAAAACTCTGGGCGGAACTGCCCGGATTGGCCGGAGCTGTGGATCGCGAAACCGCAGATGCGATTCTCGAAGAGATGGCCAAGTTGGCTTCCAACACCCTGGACCCGATCAACCGCAGCGGTGACGAAGAGGGTTGCCATTGGAACGAAGGCGTTGTGACCACCCCCACGGGCTTCAAAGAAGCCTACGCCACTTTCTGTGAGGGCGGCTGGGGCGCGCTGTTGGGCAACCCGGAGTACGGCGGCATGGGTATGCCGAAGATGCTGGGTGCCCAGGTTGAGGAAATGATCAACGCCTCCAATATCTCCTTCGCGCTCTACCCGGTACTGACCAACGGTGCCTGCCTGGCAATCGATGCCCATGCCAGTGAAGAACTGAAGCAGAAATTCCTGCCCAAGATGTACGAGGGCACCTGGGCCGGTGCTATGGACCTGACCGAGCCTCACGCCGGCACCGATCTGGGTATTATCCGCACCAAGGCCGAGCCCCGCGAAGATGGCAGTTACAGCATTAGCGGCAGCAAGATCTTTATCACCGGTGGTGACCAGGACTTGTCCGAAAATATTATTCACCTGGTACTGGCCAAGCTGCCGGACGCACCCAAGGGCCCTAAAGGCATCTCCCTGTTCCTGGTGCCGAAGTACAAGGTGAACGAAGACGGCAGCGTCGGTGAGAGCAATAACGTTAATTGCGGTTCCATCGAGCACAAGATGGGCATTAAAGCCTCCGCTACTTGTGCGATGAATTTCGACGGTGCCCAGGGTTGGCTGGTGGGTGAGGAGAACAAGGGCCTCGCCGCTATGTTTACCATGATGAACTACGAGCGCCTGGGTGTGGGTATCCAGGGCCTCGGCGCCTCTGATCGCTCCTACCAGAACGCCCTGGAATACGCCCGTGATCGTATCCAGAGCCGTTCCCCTGCCGGTGCCCAGCAGCCCGAAAAAGCGGCTGACCCGATTATCGTGCACCCCGATGTGCGCCGTATGCTGCTCACCCAGAAAGCGCTGGTCGGCGGCGGTCGCGCCCTATCCACCTACGTGGCACAGTGGCTGGATATCTCCAAGTTCGGCGAAGGTGAAGAGAAGAAAAACGCCGAGGCTATGGTGGCGTTGCTGACTCCCGTGGCCAAAGCCTTCACCACCGATATGGGCCTCGACTGCACCGTAATCGGCCAGCAGGTCTTCGGCGGCCACGGCTATATCCGCGAGTGGGGCCAGGAGCAGCTGGTGCGCGATGTGCGTATCACCCAGATTTACGAGGGCACCAACGGTATTCAGGCATTGGACCTGGTGGGCCGCAAGACCGTCGCCAGCGGTGGCGCTCTGTTCGAGCTGTTTGCCGCGGACGTACAGAAGTTTATCGAAAGCCAGGTTGATCGCGAGGCGATGGCGGAGTTTGTACAGCCGCTGGCAGTCGAGTTGCAGCGCCTGCGCGAGGCCACCGAGAAGATGATCGCAGCCACCAAGGAAGACCCCCACGCGCCGGGTGCAGCTTCGGTGGAATACCTGCATCTATTTGGCTATGTGGCCTACGCATTTATGTGGGCCAAGGTGGTTGCAGTAGCGCTGGACAAGCAGGAGGCGGACAGCTTCTACAAGGGCCAGGTGAAAACTGCACGCTTCTACTTTGCGCGCTTACTGCCGCGCACCCAGGCACTGGCCGGCAGCGTAAACGCCGGCAGCGCCACGCTGATGGACCTGGAGGAGGAACTGTTTTAA
- a CDS encoding DUF3094 family protein — translation MTDISQKKLSEEDQARVDQYLQSGVNQVERKPFRPWLLFVMLLVVLTLLSLISVLVAQTKGVV, via the coding sequence ATGACCGATATCTCTCAAAAGAAACTCTCCGAGGAAGACCAGGCCCGGGTCGATCAGTATCTGCAAAGCGGTGTGAATCAGGTGGAGCGCAAACCCTTCCGCCCCTGGTTGCTGTTTGTCATGTTACTGGTGGTGCTAACCCTGCTGTCATTAATTAGCGTATTGGTCGCACAGACCAAAGGCGTGGTTTAA